Proteins encoded by one window of Pseudomonas coleopterorum:
- a CDS encoding LysR family transcriptional regulator translates to MMSIDALPEPKLLHLFDVLYDTRSVTRTAEQLGQSQPTISLWLGKLREQLGDPLFVRTPTGMAPTPQAEALITPCREVLESLRRLTAWEIGFDPASAQRRFRLGLSDASHITLLPRILEHLRRHAPGIRLEVARIDGNTERALETGEVDLAVGFVPWLGGGIYQQMLFPQDWICLISPRHPRIRKTLPLKTYVREGHVFVSAGTGQKLLEAALTRSNIERQIVLELPGFLGLGAVIDSTDLIATLPRQIGETLASTHGLVVHACPFPIETFAVKQHWHARYHQDPGNRWLRSTLLELFQYSKNSLAADLSAR, encoded by the coding sequence ATGATGTCCATAGACGCCCTGCCTGAACCCAAATTGCTGCACCTGTTCGACGTGCTATACGACACCCGCAGCGTGACCCGCACCGCCGAGCAACTGGGCCAGAGTCAGCCGACCATCAGCCTGTGGCTCGGCAAGCTGCGTGAGCAGTTGGGCGATCCTTTGTTCGTGCGAACGCCAACCGGCATGGCGCCCACACCCCAGGCCGAAGCCTTGATCACCCCGTGTCGCGAGGTACTTGAATCACTGCGCCGGCTGACCGCCTGGGAGATTGGCTTCGACCCGGCCAGTGCACAGCGGCGCTTTCGCCTGGGCCTGAGCGACGCCAGTCATATAACCCTGCTGCCGCGTATCCTCGAACACCTGCGCCGCCATGCCCCCGGTATTCGCCTCGAGGTTGCTCGCATTGACGGCAACACCGAACGAGCTCTGGAGACGGGTGAGGTGGATCTGGCGGTAGGCTTCGTACCTTGGCTCGGCGGTGGCATCTACCAGCAAATGCTATTTCCACAGGATTGGATTTGCCTGATCAGCCCAAGGCATCCAAGGATCAGGAAGACGTTGCCGCTCAAGACTTACGTCCGCGAAGGCCATGTGTTCGTCAGTGCCGGCACCGGACAGAAGCTGCTCGAAGCAGCGCTGACACGCAGCAACATTGAGCGCCAGATCGTTCTGGAACTACCCGGTTTTCTCGGCCTGGGTGCGGTTATAGACAGCACTGATCTAATTGCGACGCTACCTCGGCAGATTGGCGAAACGCTGGCGAGCACGCATGGGCTGGTAGTTCATGCCTGTCCTTTTCCAATCGAGACCTTTGCCGTCAAACAGCACTGGCATGCTCGCTATCATCAGGATCCGGGCAATCGCTGGCTACGAAGCACGCTCTTGGAACTGTTTCAATACAGCAAGAATTCGCTGGCAGCAGATCTCTCGGCCAGATGA
- a CDS encoding VOC family protein, which yields MSIPKAYLEHVAFWVSDIHWYIDFFHEVFGMTMREVHGTLEQPTQYWTLGGMQFISQPDFTGPEGRMGHLGMMCEDMEAALAAARCFEGVTGMPQGHNWLRLPDGLAVEFIQASPASAVAEALAVNARVEVSA from the coding sequence ATGAGTATCCCCAAAGCCTATCTTGAGCACGTGGCCTTCTGGGTCAGTGATATCCACTGGTACATCGATTTCTTCCACGAGGTGTTCGGCATGACCATGCGCGAGGTGCACGGCACGCTTGAGCAGCCGACCCAGTACTGGACTCTCGGCGGCATGCAGTTCATCAGCCAGCCGGACTTCACCGGCCCGGAAGGGCGTATGGGCCACCTGGGCATGATGTGCGAAGACATGGAAGCGGCGCTGGCCGCCGCCCGGTGTTTCGAGGGGGTGACCGGGATGCCGCAAGGCCACAACTGGCTGCGCCTGCCCGATGGTCTGGCCGTGGAGTTCATCCAGGCCTCGCCGGCCAGTGCGGTGGCCGAAGCCCTGGCGGTGAATGCCCGCGTGGAGGTGTCGGCATGA
- a CDS encoding MaoC family dehydratase — translation MSIVEKYWDDAREGDEASTPSYTVTRERIRAYADLTGDYTPVHVDEEFANASHFGGLVAHGLMGLSIADGLKTQCDYRFLPGMSLGWTWDFLLPIRVGDVLHVKMRVGSMRASKSKPGWGIVVLPSELINQNGEVVQRGEHRLMVPRREASL, via the coding sequence ATGAGTATCGTCGAGAAGTACTGGGACGATGCCCGCGAGGGCGACGAAGCCAGCACCCCCAGCTACACCGTGACCAGAGAACGCATCCGGGCCTACGCCGACCTGACCGGCGACTACACGCCGGTGCACGTTGATGAGGAATTTGCCAACGCCAGTCATTTCGGCGGCCTGGTCGCCCACGGGCTGATGGGGCTGTCTATCGCCGATGGCCTGAAGACCCAGTGCGATTATCGCTTTCTGCCCGGCATGTCGCTGGGCTGGACCTGGGATTTCCTGCTGCCGATCCGCGTCGGCGACGTACTGCATGTGAAGATGCGCGTCGGCTCCATGCGTGCCAGCAAGAGCAAACCGGGCTGGGGCATTGTGGTGCTGCCCTCGGAGTTGATCAACCAGAACGGCGAGGTGGTGCAGCGCGGTGAACACCGCCTGATGGTGCCGCGCCGGGAGGCCAGCCTATGA
- a CDS encoding ketopantoate reductase family protein, which translates to MKICILGSGALGSTFGAVLSEAGHETWLLNRAGAHIDVMRHNGLVVIEDDVERSVSINATSRAEEVGAVDLLIVLVKSFATAAAIADATALVGPQTVVLSLQNGLGHEDLLTEAVGHDKVIAGKTYVGGVLLAPGRIRCGLEGKQTFIGELDGQVSARVSHIAEVFRGAGLATTVSENILGTMWDKLLVNVSTGALTGITMLTYGQLYSEPLMRETALAAVAEAIAVAQAAGATLSLTEPEQVWNLASAGLPSSFKTSMLQSLEKGSITEIDFINGAVVRLGRRHGIATPVNATLVACVKGIERAMADQQQEETKR; encoded by the coding sequence TTGAAAATTTGCATCCTCGGATCCGGTGCGCTGGGCAGCACCTTTGGCGCTGTGCTGAGCGAGGCGGGCCATGAAACCTGGCTGCTTAACCGCGCCGGCGCGCATATTGATGTCATGCGGCACAACGGTCTGGTAGTGATCGAAGACGACGTCGAACGTAGCGTGAGTATTAACGCCACCTCGCGTGCCGAAGAGGTCGGCGCTGTCGACCTGCTCATCGTGCTGGTCAAGTCGTTCGCCACTGCCGCCGCCATCGCCGACGCCACCGCCCTGGTAGGGCCGCAGACTGTGGTGCTATCGCTGCAGAATGGCCTGGGCCATGAAGATCTGCTCACTGAAGCGGTCGGCCATGACAAGGTGATCGCTGGCAAGACTTATGTGGGCGGCGTGCTGCTGGCGCCCGGACGCATCCGCTGCGGTTTGGAAGGCAAGCAGACGTTCATCGGCGAACTCGATGGCCAGGTCAGCGCGCGCGTCAGCCATATCGCCGAGGTTTTCCGCGGTGCGGGTTTGGCCACCACGGTCAGCGAAAACATCCTCGGTACCATGTGGGACAAGCTCTTGGTCAACGTCTCCACCGGCGCGCTGACCGGAATCACCATGCTCACCTACGGCCAGCTCTACAGCGAGCCGCTGATGCGGGAAACCGCCCTGGCCGCGGTGGCAGAAGCCATCGCCGTGGCACAGGCTGCGGGCGCCACCCTCAGCCTCACCGAGCCGGAGCAGGTGTGGAACCTCGCCAGTGCCGGGCTGCCGTCTTCATTCAAGACTTCCATGCTACAGAGCCTGGAAAAGGGCTCGATCACCGAAATCGATTTCATCAACGGCGCCGTGGTGCGGCTCGGTCGGCGCCATGGCATCGCCACGCCCGTCAACGCCACGCTGGTGGCGTGCGTCAAGGGCATCGAACGCGCCATGGCCGATCAACAACAAGAGGAAACCAAGCGATGA